CATATAagaaattatcataaaaatgtcatttcaattttcaatttccttACTATATCGAAGAAAATAAAGATTTCCGTCCTCTTGGTTTTTCATGCCTATTAACTACCCATACTgtcattttcttcatcaattTTAAAGTCCTTTTACATCCTCTAAACATACGACAAAGGTGTGCAATTGATATTAATTTCTTGTTATTTTACATACTTAAAAATTGTAACCTCATAATATATATGTATGCTTGTGTGTACTATTCTTTAGTCTCTATTTAAGAAGGTGTTGAGTTTGTCTTCTCATTTTGCAGATTGCTTTGCTCACATAGGCAACAATGCtacaagaagaggtacattttGTCTTGATCTTGAATATGTATTCTCACCTTGTTGATCAATAATTTATAGTCGTTTCTTTGCACGATTTCCATCATTTTGTAGCCGCATAGTGTTCATTGTTGTTGACCTGTTGCTCTCACTTCTTATATTTTCAGATAAAACCTTGATTATCTCAAAGTATGGAGCAAGTGGAGATTTTCCAGCTTGTACCAACTTAGCATATAACAAGGCCATACAAGATGGTGTGGATGTTCTCGACTGTCCTGTTCAATTGTCAAAGGACGGAACACCATTTTGCTTAAAATCAATTGATCTTCTAGAGAGTACCACAGTTGCTCAAACTAGCTTCAGCGATTTAGCAATGAGTGTCCCTGAGATTAAATCTGGCCGTGGCATATTTTCATTCAACTTGACGTGGTCCGATATAAAAGGACTGACCCGTAAGTCAAAGAAAgttctatagtttttttttcttttctttccagcagttaaatatttttcagaCTTTCCATATTTGCATGGTGGTAACCCAGACTCTTCTAAGTCTAATTAACCGATACTTCAATAAGCCATAATCTCAGAATCAGATAGAGATACATGCATTAAAAAGTTGTGTTTTAGGAAAAATTTAGCTTAGAACTTCACTTTATAGGATAATCAAAGATTCACGGGTTGTTTTCCATTGAAAAAATTTCGCTTTTGGTGTTTTGCACTTATATTGATTTGcattgttttgaagaaataatgttttaatttttataaaagaacAATTGACATATTTTTCTGTTCCCTATTTTCCCTGCAGCCTCAATATTGGCCCCTTTCTCAAAATACACATTGTTCAGGAATCCAAAAGCCAAGAACGCTGGGACATTTTTAACATTATCAGATTTCTTGTCGTTAACTAAAAATCAGACTTCTCTATCAGGCGTCTTGATCATTGTTGAGGTGTGTTCTATCATGCCTATTATTCCTGTATATAATTCATTCTTTCAGCTGTTATTCAAACTCACCAAGTTTATAAGATTAGTGCAAATTTAATGGTTTAGGGCCACTTACTCCATAGTTGGTATGCCTGATTATTTGGTTCACCTTGTTACTTTGAAAGGCCTGCACCCTGCATGatccagaaaataaaaataggagATATTAAGTCTATCGTGTATTGTTTTTGCATTGTTACGACACTTGTGAGTAGGATATAATAAAAAAGGCAAATGACAGACTGACTTGCCAAAAGTGACATTCCTGTGAATTTCCGTTCTTGTATTTCTTCACGAACTCTGCCTGCTGAGTTACTTCaaccaaagaaaaacaaattggtTTCTATTTGGGCATTTGAGAGATTTATAACGATTGCATATTCTAACCCTATAaactttttgtttcaaatttattttctttattttttttactgaataTCATTATGTTGTGTTTTTCTGTTATCAGAATGCAGCCTATCTTGCAGAAAAGCAGGGATTAAGTGTGACCGATGTTGTCATTAAGGCTTTAAGTAATGCAGGTTATGATAAACCAGGGAGCCAAAAAGTTTATATCCAATCCACTAATAGCTCTGTACTACTGAAGTTCAAGGAGAAAACCAAATACGAGCTTGTCTACCAGATTGACGAGAGTGTCGGTGATGCTACCAATGCAGCTGCTGAGGATATAAAAACATTTGCCAGTTCTGTGGTTATCAATAAAAATTCAGTATATCCTCAGAATGCCGGCTATGTAACCACCAAAACAAACATTGTGGAAAAGCTACAAGCTTCTAAGCTCTCAGTTTTTGTAGAAACATTCAGCAATGAGTTTGTATCTCAGGCGTTTGATTTCTTCTCAGATTCAACTGTGGAGATCAACTCGTTTATTCAGGGTGCAGGAATTAACGGGGTCATTACAGACTTCCCTAAAACTGCTCATAGATACTCAAGTAAGTGCTAGAAAATTATACTGTACCATTGATAGGAGTTTAATTGGGCCGGATACTATTGAGGGTGATGTGCTGGTAGGCTTTAAAAATAAGAAGCCCAAAGTGTGGAGGGTTTACActaggaaaaagaagaaaaatagtgTGGGAAACGTGTGAGTGGTGAGCTGGCAGATAGTAGTAGATTCTCCTAATTAAAAGGTGTGTGAGAGGAAGGAGTAGGTAGGATTGAGTTTGTTAAACTTGATATGGTTAGGCAGTAAGTTTTTTCACTGTCGAGCTTTTGTCTTGGCAGATTGTTCATCCATTTCTTcatcatttaataatataaattcatcaatttccTTAATTAACTTTGTTTACTTTACAATTGTTATCTCTGCTCTATCAACCATCAAGTCTGTTATCTCTCAATTATCGACATAATAATTGTTCTCTATTCTTTTGCAGGAAACAAATGCCTAAACTTGGGTAATAGTACACCTCCCTACATGCAACCTGTTGAAGCAGGTAGTCTTTTTGGAGTCATTAGCAATACGTCATTGCCTCCAGCTATGGCTCCACTCCCTCCCTTGACTAAAGATGAAGTGGTAGAGCCACCTCTGCCTCCTGTTGCTAAAATTGCTCCAGCGGCTAGCCCTGCTGCCGGAACCAAGTCCCCACCCGGAAACGCACAGCCTAAGGTTTCTGCTTGCTTCTTCTTGTCAAGTCTTGCTGTGTTTGTAGCTTCTATTCTTCTGCTTTGAGTGAAATCATCTCGTCACTTTCTGTCAAAAAAGCTAaaccaaaaagaagaaaaaagaaagaaaaaggagaagGCCTCTTTGCTGGTTTCAACCATCTATTTCCTCATGATCTCTGCTAGGATAGTGGCATGACACTTTTGGCTTCACACTGCATGAATAAtccacaatttttatttatttttaacttagGAGCAAATTCTTTTCATTGTAGCTATGCATGTTCATTCTAAGTTCTCCAATTGCTTCTTGGGTTTGTACTATTAGTACAAAATCCTTGGTGGTGTATATCTACGGACTACGAATTCATCATCTTAGATGTTTATCTTGtatcatatatttataattgtATTTGTTGGTGTGCATTTGGCATTAGATAAACAAGTTGAGGTTCGGATGAATCTTTTTTGAGAACATGTAGAGCATGTAGATTTTGTTTTGATCGAGTCCACGTGAAAATCGATAGAAATTATAataacatagattgaatttgaagagtTCATCTAAACCCTCCCATTCCGGTTTTTTAGTTCttccatttaaaaataaaataaaaattgtatcatgaagaaaaaatatgCTATCCCGTTCAAGTTTAGAGATTAGTtacaaatttttctatttttctatttttttggttttaaaatttattttaattttacttgtTAACAAAGATATTATTATCTCTTGAagaattcaccaaaaaaaactcttaaatgaacaacttgtgcatttttttaaacaatgaaaAACCCCTCAAaatgattgttatttttatttttaaaaatgcatCATCTTTAAcctgaatttcattttttctctaCTTTAGTAGTCTCACTCTTCTATCTTTGTATTCAATAACTTAAAATAAacgcatattttttttttggctttcgcaccaGTTTCCGACCCACAaaaggtggacgactaatccaGCTCATGCGTAGAGACATGTGCACTGGCCAAACGTTGTtcccctgggaatcgaacccggtattccccgggtacgttct
Above is a genomic segment from Medicago truncatula cultivar Jemalong A17 chromosome 5, MtrunA17r5.0-ANR, whole genome shotgun sequence containing:
- the LOC11436650 gene encoding glycerophosphodiester phosphodiesterase GDPDL3, translated to MCSPRALSVSLSLFLLLALVSAQTKRSVWNTLTGSPPLVISHGGFSGIFPDSSDSAYILAAATSTPNAALWCDVQLTKDAVGICLPNLNLLNSTNIFGVFPNKTTSYLVNGESTAGYFSVDYSFEDLSTVTVTQGVFSRSPLLDGNNFIINTVDEVLKLVAPQTPGLWLNIQHDAFYSQHNLSMRSFVLAVSRRLHVSYISSPEAGFLRSITKRFNPKTTKLVFRFLNQEDTDPSTNQTYGSFLKNLTFIKTFASGILVPKGYIWPVDASLYLQPHTSLVSDAHKAGLEVFAADFSNDIVISYNYSFDPLAESLQFIDNGEFTVDGVLTDFPLTPSAAIDCFAHIGNNATRRDKTLIISKYGASGDFPACTNLAYNKAIQDGVDVLDCPVQLSKDGTPFCLKSIDLLESTTVAQTSFSDLAMSVPEIKSGRGIFSFNLTWSDIKGLTPSILAPFSKYTLFRNPKAKNAGTFLTLSDFLSLTKNQTSLSGVLIIVENAAYLAEKQGLSVTDVVIKALSNAGYDKPGSQKVYIQSTNSSVLLKFKEKTKYELVYQIDESVGDATNAAAEDIKTFASSVVINKNSVYPQNAGYVTTKTNIVEKLQASKLSVFVETFSNEFVSQAFDFFSDSTVEINSFIQGAGINGVITDFPKTAHRYSRNKCLNLGNSTPPYMQPVEAGSLFGVISNTSLPPAMAPLPPLTKDEVVEPPLPPVAKIAPAASPAAGTKSPPGNAQPKVSACFFLSSLAVFVASILLL